DNA from Nocardioides seonyuensis:
GGGGGTGTCTAGGTTGTGACTCGTCGAATACCCGGTGAGGTATCGGGTGCCGACTTTTCACCCGCAGTCCCCAGGAAGGTCCAGGATTCATGAGCAGGTCCACCCCCGAGATCGACGTCGCGCGGCTGGCCGAGGCGGCTGAGCAGCAGGCGACCGTGATCGATGTCCGGGAGCCGGGCGAGTACGTCGCCGGCCACGTGCCCGGCGCGCAGCTGGTGCCGATGGGCCAGCTGCCGTCCCGGCTTGCAGAGATCGAGCGGACCCGTCCGGTCTACGTCGTGTGCGCGAGCGGCAACCGCAGCGCCGCCATGACCGACCTGCTGGTCGCCAGTGGGTACGACGCCTACTCGGTGGCCGGCGGCACCGCGGCCTGGGCACGCTCCGGCCGACCCGTCGAGACCGGCGCCCCCACCAGCCGATGACGTCCGACAGCCCGACCACCCGCTCCACGACT
Protein-coding regions in this window:
- a CDS encoding rhodanese-like domain-containing protein; this translates as MSRSTPEIDVARLAEAAEQQATVIDVREPGEYVAGHVPGAQLVPMGQLPSRLAEIERTRPVYVVCASGNRSAAMTDLLVASGYDAYSVAGGTAAWARSGRPVETGAPTSR